In Sphaeramia orbicularis chromosome 3, fSphaOr1.1, whole genome shotgun sequence, a genomic segment contains:
- the ccnb2 gene encoding G2/mitotic-specific cyclin-B2 isoform X2 encodes MSSVEARALLGAANNPVRMGKAAAAGPKRAALGEMTNSNATLAAVNTKRGRATKASAKPPAAQNPKYPAVQSVAPVVQVSEVPPAPAKVTEEPADMPMKEEELCQAFSEALLTVEDVDEQDGDFPQLCSQYVKDIYKYLHILEVQLAVRENYMQGYEITGHMRAILVDWLVQVHSRFQLLQETLYLTVAILDRFLQVQRVSRRKLQLVGVTAMMLACKYEEMYAPEVGDFAYITDNAFTKSQILDMEQVILRSLKFQLGRPVPLHFLRRASKVANSDIQRHTLAKYLMELTLLDYNMVHYRPSEIAAASLCLSQLLLDELPWSPSQQHYSTYDEAHLKPIMQHIAKNVVAVNEGKTKFQAVKVKYSSSKLMKISLISQLKSSVIKNMAAPLLDKQ; translated from the exons ATGTCCTCTGTGGAAGCCCGTGCTCTG CTGGGTGCTGCAAACAACCCAGTGAGGATGGGTAAAGCCGCGGCAGCTGGTCCTAAGAGAGCGGCGCTGGGAGAGATGACCAACTCCAATGCAACATTAGCAGCCGTCAACACAAAG AGGGGAAGAGCAACCAAAGCCTCAGCTAAACCGCCTGCTGCCCAAAATCCCAAATATCCTGCAGTCCAGTCAGTGGCTCCAGTGGTCCAGGTCTCTGAAGTGCCTCCGGCTCCTGCTAAAGTCACAGAAGAGCCGGCTGACATGCCcatgaaggaggaggagctgtGCCAGGCTTTCTCTGAGGCGTTGCTCACTGTGGAGGATGTTGATGAGCAGGATGGAGATTTTCCACAGCTCTGCTCCCAATATGTCAAAGACATCTACAAATACCTACACATCCTTGAG GTCCAGCTAGCTGTACGAGAAAACTACATGCAGGGTTATGAGATCACAGGACACATGCGAGCTATTCTGGTTGACTGGTTGGTTCAGGTTCACTCCAGGTTCCAGCTGCTGCAGGAGACTCTGTACCTCACAGTTGCCATCCTGGATCGGTTCCTCCAG GTTCAGCGAGTCTCTCGTAGAAAGCTGCAGCTCGTTGGCGTCACTGCCATGATGTTGGCTTGCAAGTACGAGGAGATGTATGCTCCAGAGGTGGGAGACTTTGCCTACATCACAGACAATGCTTTCACAAAGTCTCAGATTCTGGATATGGAGCAGGTGATCCTGAGGAGCCTCAAGTTTCAGCTGGGACGTCCCGTGCCTCTACACTTTCTCAGGAGGGCTTCAAAAGTGGCCAAT TCTGACATCCAGAGACACACACTGGCCAAATATCTGATGGAACTGACTCTCCTTGACTACAACATGGTTCACTATCGACCTTCTGAGATTGCTGCCGCTTCACTCTGCCTCTCTCAACTGCTGCTAGATGAACTACCATGG TCTCCTTCTCAGCAGCACTACTCTACCTATGATGAGGCTCACCTGAAGCCCATCATGCAGCACATCGCCAAAAATGTTGTGGCTGTAAATGAGGGCAAAACAAAGTTCCAG GCTGTCAAGGTAAAGTACTCAAGCAGCAAGTTGATGAAAATCAGCCTCATTTCTCAGCTCAAGTCTTCAGTCATCAAGAACATGGCAGCTCCTCTCCTGGACAAACAATGA
- the ccnb2 gene encoding G2/mitotic-specific cyclin-B2 isoform X1 — translation MSSVEARALQLGAANNPVRMGKAAAAGPKRAALGEMTNSNATLAAVNTKRGRATKASAKPPAAQNPKYPAVQSVAPVVQVSEVPPAPAKVTEEPADMPMKEEELCQAFSEALLTVEDVDEQDGDFPQLCSQYVKDIYKYLHILEVQLAVRENYMQGYEITGHMRAILVDWLVQVHSRFQLLQETLYLTVAILDRFLQVQRVSRRKLQLVGVTAMMLACKYEEMYAPEVGDFAYITDNAFTKSQILDMEQVILRSLKFQLGRPVPLHFLRRASKVANSDIQRHTLAKYLMELTLLDYNMVHYRPSEIAAASLCLSQLLLDELPWSPSQQHYSTYDEAHLKPIMQHIAKNVVAVNEGKTKFQAVKVKYSSSKLMKISLISQLKSSVIKNMAAPLLDKQ, via the exons ATGTCCTCTGTGGAAGCCCGTGCTCTG CAGCTGGGTGCTGCAAACAACCCAGTGAGGATGGGTAAAGCCGCGGCAGCTGGTCCTAAGAGAGCGGCGCTGGGAGAGATGACCAACTCCAATGCAACATTAGCAGCCGTCAACACAAAG AGGGGAAGAGCAACCAAAGCCTCAGCTAAACCGCCTGCTGCCCAAAATCCCAAATATCCTGCAGTCCAGTCAGTGGCTCCAGTGGTCCAGGTCTCTGAAGTGCCTCCGGCTCCTGCTAAAGTCACAGAAGAGCCGGCTGACATGCCcatgaaggaggaggagctgtGCCAGGCTTTCTCTGAGGCGTTGCTCACTGTGGAGGATGTTGATGAGCAGGATGGAGATTTTCCACAGCTCTGCTCCCAATATGTCAAAGACATCTACAAATACCTACACATCCTTGAG GTCCAGCTAGCTGTACGAGAAAACTACATGCAGGGTTATGAGATCACAGGACACATGCGAGCTATTCTGGTTGACTGGTTGGTTCAGGTTCACTCCAGGTTCCAGCTGCTGCAGGAGACTCTGTACCTCACAGTTGCCATCCTGGATCGGTTCCTCCAG GTTCAGCGAGTCTCTCGTAGAAAGCTGCAGCTCGTTGGCGTCACTGCCATGATGTTGGCTTGCAAGTACGAGGAGATGTATGCTCCAGAGGTGGGAGACTTTGCCTACATCACAGACAATGCTTTCACAAAGTCTCAGATTCTGGATATGGAGCAGGTGATCCTGAGGAGCCTCAAGTTTCAGCTGGGACGTCCCGTGCCTCTACACTTTCTCAGGAGGGCTTCAAAAGTGGCCAAT TCTGACATCCAGAGACACACACTGGCCAAATATCTGATGGAACTGACTCTCCTTGACTACAACATGGTTCACTATCGACCTTCTGAGATTGCTGCCGCTTCACTCTGCCTCTCTCAACTGCTGCTAGATGAACTACCATGG TCTCCTTCTCAGCAGCACTACTCTACCTATGATGAGGCTCACCTGAAGCCCATCATGCAGCACATCGCCAAAAATGTTGTGGCTGTAAATGAGGGCAAAACAAAGTTCCAG GCTGTCAAGGTAAAGTACTCAAGCAGCAAGTTGATGAAAATCAGCCTCATTTCTCAGCTCAAGTCTTCAGTCATCAAGAACATGGCAGCTCCTCTCCTGGACAAACAATGA